Proteins encoded by one window of Capra hircus breed San Clemente chromosome 8, ASM170441v1, whole genome shotgun sequence:
- the FAM122A gene encoding protein FAM122A yields the protein MRRGTSPLTDSRWRWRRRRPRPWTAGNGNPRSVTEHRPLLRARDMAQEKMELDLELPPGSGGNPAEGSSSGGGGGLRRSNSAPLIHGLSDTSPVFQAEAPSARRNSTTFPNRHGLLLPASPVRMHSSRLHQIKQEEGMDLINRETVHEREVQNAMQISHSWEESFSLSDNDVEKSASPKRIDFIPVSPAPSPTRGIGKQCFSPSLQSFVSSNGLPPSPIPSPTTRFTTRRSQSPINCIRPSVLGPLKRKCEMETEYQPKRFFQGITNMLSSDVAQLSDPGVCVSSDTLDGNSSSAGSSCNSPAKVSTTTDSPVSPAQAASPFIPVDELSSK from the coding sequence ATGCGCAGAGGGACGAGCCCGCTGACAGATTCTCggtggcggtggcggcggcggcggccgcggcccTGGACTGCGGGGAATGGGAATCCTAGGTCTGTGACTGAGCACCGCCCCCTCCTCCGTGCCCGCGACATGGCCCAGGAGAAGATGGAGCTAGACCTGGAGCTCCCTCCGGGCTCAGGTGGGAACCCGGCGGAGGGCAGCAGCAGTGGCGGCGGCGGGGGCCTCAGGAGATCTAACAGCGCCCCCCTGATCCACGGCCTCAGTGACACTTCTCCGGTGTTCCAGGCCGAGGCGCCGAGCGCCAGGCGAAACAGCACAACGTTCCCGAACCGCCACGGCCTGCTTCTGCCGGCCTCCCCAGTCCGCATGCACAGCAGCCGCTTGCACCAGATCAaacaggaggagggcatggactTGATCAATCGAGAGACTGTCCACGAGCGCGAGGTGCAGAACGCAATGCAGATAAGCCACTCCTGGGAGGAAAGTTTCAGCCTGAGCGACAACGACGTGGAGAAATCTGCCTCCCCGAAACGCATCGATTTCATTCCGGTGTCGCCAGCACCGTCGCCTACCCGGGGAATTGGAAAGCAGTGTTTTTCACCATCCTTGCAAAGTTTTGTGAGTAGCAATGGATTGCCTCCAAGTCCTATTCCCAGCCCAACGACCCGATTTACTACCCGGAGAAGCCAGAGTCCCATTAATTGCATTAGACCAAGTGTTCTTGGACcattgaaaagaaaatgtgaaatggaAACTGAATATCAGCCAAAGAGATTTTTCCAAGGCATCACCAACATGCTTTCTTCTGACGTTGCGCAGCTGTCAGATCcgggtgtgtgtgtatcttccgATACCCTTGATGGAAACAGCAGCAGCGCCGGATCTTCTTGTAACTCACCAGCGAAAGTCAGCACTACCACCGACTCTCCTGTGTCGCCTGCCCAAGCGGCCTCTCCGTTTATTCCAGTAGATGAACTTTCATCTAAGTGA